In one Roseburia intestinalis L1-82 genomic region, the following are encoded:
- a CDS encoding 4'-phosphopantetheinyl transferase family protein, giving the protein MKIYMTDIVPFGDEKIFAQMLPFITEDRKNKIMQLKKKEDRCRSLAAGLLLEYALREYGISLLPGKMQQMYLRFGEKGKPVLNGKTGIHFNLSHSGRYVAGVFSDEEVGIDVEQIRKGQMKVAERFFCPEEYLALQKGKMKKADCYFTELWTRKESYIKAVGKGIALDLASFCVLQDQVKFLKAGQTGEWYLQSYDPASGYILSVCAKKCTKCEIQWISKEMFTQKFI; this is encoded by the coding sequence GTGAAGATTTATATGACGGATATTGTTCCATTTGGGGATGAAAAGATATTTGCACAGATGCTGCCTTTTATCACGGAAGACCGGAAAAATAAAATAATGCAATTGAAAAAAAAAGAAGACCGGTGCAGATCTTTAGCAGCAGGATTATTGTTAGAGTATGCCCTGAGGGAATATGGAATCAGTCTGTTACCAGGGAAAATGCAGCAGATGTATCTTAGATTCGGAGAGAAAGGAAAACCGGTATTAAATGGAAAAACCGGTATACATTTTAACCTGTCACATTCGGGAAGATATGTGGCAGGTGTTTTTTCAGATGAAGAAGTTGGAATTGATGTGGAACAGATCCGGAAAGGACAGATGAAAGTGGCAGAACGTTTTTTCTGTCCGGAGGAATATCTGGCATTACAAAAGGGAAAAATGAAAAAAGCAGACTGTTATTTTACAGAGTTATGGACAAGAAAAGAAAGTTATATCAAAGCGGTTGGAAAAGGGATAGCATTGGATCTTGCATCGTTTTGTGTACTGCAGGATCAGGTTAAATTTTTAAAAGCGGGGCAGACGGGAGAATGGTATCTGCAAAGCTATGATCCCGCAAGTGGATATATATTGTCAGTATGTGCCAAAAAATGTACAAAATGCGAGATTCAATGGATCAGTAAAGAGATGTTTACACAGAAATTTATTTGA
- the thiW gene encoding energy coupling factor transporter S component ThiW, producing MWQILGKEDKMKKFNLKKLTVTAILAAVAVVGSLFSFPVFGSKCAPVQHLVNILCAVTVGPWWALAQAFIAALIRNLLGLGSPLAFPGSMCGALLGGLLYKYGKKLPFAYIGEVVGTGIIGGMLSYPVAYLVMGNKAAALFTFVVPFLISTCGGTIIAIIITLPLKKSGMLGRMKESLEE from the coding sequence ATGTGGCAGATTCTGGGAAAAGAGGACAAAATGAAAAAATTTAATTTAAAGAAATTGACAGTTACAGCAATCTTAGCAGCAGTAGCGGTGGTGGGAAGTTTATTTTCCTTCCCGGTATTCGGTTCAAAATGTGCACCGGTACAGCATCTGGTAAATATTTTATGCGCAGTTACCGTAGGACCGTGGTGGGCACTGGCACAGGCATTTATTGCGGCGCTGATCCGTAATCTGTTAGGACTGGGAAGCCCTCTGGCATTCCCGGGAAGCATGTGTGGTGCATTGCTTGGCGGACTTCTCTATAAGTATGGGAAAAAACTTCCATTTGCCTATATTGGCGAAGTAGTTGGAACCGGAATCATTGGTGGAATGCTCTCTTATCCGGTGGCATATCTTGTCATGGGTAATAAAGCAGCGGCGTTATTCACATTTGTTGTTCCGTTTCTGATCAGCACCTGTGGAGGAACGATCATTGCCATTATTATTACTCTGCCGTTGAAAAAATCAGGTATGCTTGGCAGAATGAAGGAAAGTTTAGAAGAGTAA
- a CDS encoding response regulator transcription factor → MCDMVAKRLYDAGYEVDTCYDGEEAFESVLTENYDLIVLDLNLPGMDGMEILKELRQRNEETKVLILSARGQIADKVEGLDAGANDYMEKPFHLQELEARIRSLTRRKFVQKDVCLESGGIKFDTVRREAYAKGKMISLTRKENGILEYLLLNPGRPVSQEELMEHVWDASVDSFSGAIRVHMSSLRKKLKAELGYDPILNKVGEGYKIREESER, encoded by the coding sequence ATGTGTGACATGGTTGCAAAACGGCTGTATGATGCAGGGTACGAGGTGGATACCTGTTATGATGGGGAAGAGGCTTTTGAAAGTGTCCTGACGGAGAATTATGATCTGATCGTTCTGGATCTGAATCTGCCCGGTATGGATGGAATGGAGATTTTAAAGGAACTCAGACAGAGAAATGAGGAGACAAAGGTTCTTATATTATCTGCAAGAGGGCAGATTGCGGATAAGGTTGAAGGACTGGATGCAGGGGCAAATGACTATATGGAAAAACCATTTCATCTGCAGGAACTTGAGGCGCGTATCAGAAGTCTGACAAGAAGAAAATTTGTGCAGAAAGATGTGTGTCTGGAAAGTGGTGGGATAAAGTTCGATACGGTAAGACGTGAGGCATATGCAAAAGGGAAAATGATTTCCCTGACAAGAAAAGAAAATGGTATTTTGGAATATTTACTTTTGAATCCTGGAAGACCGGTAAGTCAGGAGGAATTGATGGAACATGTCTGGGATGCATCCGTGGATAGCTTTAGTGGTGCCATCAGAGTACACATGTCTTCGCTTAGGAAAAAGCTTAAGGCTGAACTTGGATATGATCCGATTTTAAACAAGGTGGGAGAGGGATATAAAATACGGGAGGAGTCTGAACGATGA
- a CDS encoding sensor histidine kinase: protein MKRMSLQWRLTCIITVYIAVICGCLTMFVYKNGVYYIDSLQETVDAQGEDNGEDTDEIYISIPDDKWDEFANDFSIQAYNNKEDYKKNSLLISAILALIGGVVTYFISGHALRPIREFSDKIEEVQAQNLAASRIEENKVKELNQLSVSYNKMLERLSDAFEIQRQFTANAAHELRTPLSLMQVQLDLYNSTRHPDNDADTLQTIKMVTEQNGRLSKMVKTLLDMSELQTVGRDDEIMVDALVDEVLADLDPLAQEKNIKLTGKCKNITMVGSDILIYRLVYNLVENAIKYNHSGGQVTVTAYRKEKHVYLSVEDTGNGIPEELRERVFEPFFRVDKSRSRELGGVGLGLALVREIVRVHDGSIAVRSNPSGGTVFDVILPL from the coding sequence ATGAAAAGAATGTCACTGCAGTGGAGGCTTACCTGTATCATTACAGTATATATTGCAGTTATATGTGGATGTCTGACGATGTTTGTCTATAAAAATGGCGTGTATTATATCGATTCCCTGCAGGAGACTGTGGATGCCCAGGGAGAGGATAACGGGGAGGATACGGATGAAATATATATCAGCATTCCAGATGATAAGTGGGATGAGTTTGCCAATGATTTTTCTATCCAGGCATATAATAATAAGGAAGATTACAAAAAAAACAGTCTGCTGATATCAGCCATATTGGCTCTTATTGGCGGGGTAGTTACATATTTTATAAGTGGGCATGCACTCAGACCAATCCGTGAATTTTCTGATAAAATTGAAGAAGTACAGGCGCAAAATCTGGCAGCTTCACGAATAGAAGAAAATAAAGTTAAAGAATTGAACCAGCTTAGCGTTTCGTATAATAAGATGCTTGAACGTCTCTCGGACGCATTTGAGATACAGAGGCAATTTACCGCAAATGCAGCACATGAACTGCGGACGCCATTATCTTTGATGCAGGTACAGCTTGATCTTTATAATTCTACACGGCATCCGGATAATGATGCTGATACATTGCAGACAATAAAGATGGTTACCGAGCAGAATGGAAGACTCAGTAAAATGGTAAAAACGCTCCTTGATATGAGTGAACTCCAGACTGTGGGACGGGATGATGAAATTATGGTTGACGCGCTTGTTGATGAAGTGTTAGCAGATCTGGATCCCCTTGCACAGGAAAAAAACATAAAACTTACTGGAAAATGTAAAAATATAACGATGGTTGGAAGTGACATTCTTATTTACAGGCTGGTATACAATCTTGTTGAGAATGCCATAAAATATAATCATTCGGGCGGACAGGTTACAGTAACTGCATACCGGAAGGAAAAACATGTTTATCTGTCCGTGGAGGATACGGGAAACGGAATCCCTGAGGAACTCAGGGAACGCGTGTTTGAACCATTCTTTCGTGTGGATAAATCCAGAAGCCGGGAACTTGGCGGTGTAGGACTTGGACTTGCGCTTGTCCGTGAAATCGTGAGAGTGCATGATGGCAGTATTGCAGTCAGATCAAATCCGTCTGGAGGAACGGTTTTTGATGTAATATTACCACTGTGA
- a CDS encoding CD1871A family CXXC motif-containing protein — MKCKKIYQSILLISGITMISYGAVRGEAAVVLGKAIKLCLECVGIG; from the coding sequence TTGAAGTGCAAAAAAATCTATCAGTCGATCCTGCTCATCTCAGGTATCACCATGATAAGTTACGGTGCGGTCAGAGGAGAAGCAGCTGTCGTGCTCGGTAAAGCAATAAAATTATGTCTGGAGTGTGTCGGAATTGGATAA
- a CDS encoding GNAT family N-acetyltransferase has product MNIRRANEKDIPRLIELLEQVLQIHADIRPDIFIPGTTKYTEDELKEMLKDDTKPVYVAADENDVCLGYAFCQLKQQPFSNNMVPFTSLFIDDLCVDAKTRGQHVGESLFEYVKGEAKRLGCYEVTLNVWAGNTSAEKFYEKMGLKTKERQMEYIL; this is encoded by the coding sequence ATGAATATTCGAAGAGCAAACGAAAAAGATATCCCAAGACTGATTGAATTATTAGAGCAGGTGCTTCAAATCCATGCAGATATAAGACCGGATATTTTTATTCCGGGGACGACAAAGTACACAGAGGATGAACTGAAAGAAATGTTAAAAGATGATACAAAGCCTGTTTATGTAGCTGCAGATGAGAATGACGTATGCTTAGGATATGCTTTCTGCCAGTTGAAACAGCAGCCATTCTCCAATAATATGGTGCCGTTTACATCGCTTTTTATCGATGATCTGTGCGTCGATGCAAAAACCAGAGGACAGCATGTAGGTGAGAGCCTGTTTGAATATGTAAAGGGCGAAGCGAAACGGTTAGGCTGTTATGAAGTGACATTAAATGTCTGGGCAGGAAATACCTCCGCGGAAAAATTCTATGAAAAAATGGGATTAAAAACCAAAGAGAGACAGATGGAATATATATTGTAG
- the metF gene encoding methylenetetrahydrofolate reductase [NAD(P)H]: MRLTELLNTENVTISCELFPPKQGAQLDNYKKIVGDMAALKPAYMSVTYGATGGTSDYTVELANEVRNVNHIPALAHLTCASSTKEKVASVIQELKEKQIENVLALRGDIPQNADFPLPNQYKHASELIYDIKSQGDFCIGGACYPEGHPESQTLEEDLIHLKEKVDAGCEFLTTQMFFDNNILYNFMYKALKHGIDVPVVAGIMPITNANQVKRSIALSGSLVPRRFLAIVDRFGSDPAAMKQAGIAYATDQIIDLIANGVNHVHIYTMNKPDVAGAILENLSDIYVRD; encoded by the coding sequence ATGAGACTTACAGAATTATTAAATACAGAGAATGTAACGATTTCCTGTGAACTGTTCCCGCCGAAACAGGGTGCACAGTTAGACAACTACAAAAAGATTGTCGGAGATATGGCAGCATTGAAACCAGCATATATGAGTGTTACTTATGGTGCAACCGGCGGAACTTCTGATTATACGGTAGAACTTGCAAATGAAGTGCGAAATGTGAATCATATTCCGGCACTGGCACATCTCACCTGTGCATCTTCGACTAAGGAGAAAGTTGCCTCTGTGATTCAGGAGTTAAAAGAAAAGCAGATTGAAAATGTACTTGCACTGCGCGGAGATATCCCGCAGAATGCGGATTTCCCGCTGCCAAATCAGTATAAACATGCAAGTGAGCTGATCTATGATATCAAATCACAGGGAGATTTCTGTATCGGCGGAGCCTGCTATCCGGAAGGACATCCTGAGTCACAGACATTAGAGGAAGATCTGATCCATCTGAAAGAAAAAGTGGATGCCGGATGTGAGTTCCTCACAACACAGATGTTCTTTGACAATAATATTCTTTATAACTTTATGTACAAAGCACTAAAACATGGAATCGATGTTCCTGTCGTAGCAGGAATTATGCCAATCACCAACGCAAACCAGGTAAAACGGAGCATTGCCTTGTCCGGAAGTTTGGTACCGCGCCGTTTCCTTGCAATCGTTGACCGTTTTGGAAGTGACCCGGCTGCCATGAAACAGGCAGGTATCGCCTACGCGACAGACCAGATCATCGATCTGATCGCAAACGGTGTCAATCATGTGCATATTTATACGATGAACAAACCGGATGTCGCAGGAGCGATCCTTGAGAACCTTTCGGATATTTATGTGAGGGATTAG
- a CDS encoding TlpA disulfide reductase family protein has product MKTKITFISVVTLSIALLLTSCSGKGTVSTTEPQNTTAEDSTASADNSNTKLDDLYQQENQIFAEHKDIWDKLFGLMNKNTADSNGNYADHLADTAESNKDSFTDDEFKTLTNDIETIRKIEEQIAEIEKETTESDNNGQNTNSEDASPFKNFSGQDFDGNSVDESLFSENAVTVINFWFTGCKPCVAELSKLNELNDAVRAMGGEVVGINTETFDGNESAIKEAASVLESQGAKYRNLSIDSSSDAGKYASNIMAFPTTILVDRNGNIVGDPMLGGIDNQDNYDTLMKQIQSVIDADSSNK; this is encoded by the coding sequence ATGAAAACAAAAATTACATTTATTTCAGTTGTCACACTCAGCATCGCACTGCTGCTTACATCCTGCAGCGGAAAAGGAACTGTAAGCACCACAGAACCACAGAATACCACGGCTGAAGACAGCACGGCATCTGCGGACAATTCCAACACGAAATTGGATGATTTATATCAGCAGGAGAACCAGATCTTTGCAGAGCATAAAGATATATGGGACAAATTATTTGGTCTGATGAATAAAAACACTGCAGATTCAAACGGAAATTATGCTGATCATCTGGCTGATACCGCTGAATCAAACAAAGATTCTTTTACTGATGACGAATTCAAAACACTTACTAATGATATTGAAACCATACGAAAAATCGAAGAACAGATCGCAGAAATTGAAAAAGAAACTACAGAATCCGATAACAATGGGCAAAATACTAATTCTGAAGATGCATCACCATTCAAAAATTTCTCAGGTCAGGATTTCGATGGTAATTCTGTTGACGAAAGTCTTTTTTCCGAAAATGCAGTAACTGTCATCAATTTCTGGTTTACCGGCTGCAAACCTTGTGTTGCTGAGTTATCCAAACTGAATGAATTAAATGATGCAGTCAGGGCAATGGGAGGAGAAGTAGTCGGCATCAACACAGAAACCTTCGATGGAAATGAATCGGCTATCAAAGAAGCTGCCTCTGTTCTTGAAAGCCAGGGTGCTAAATACCGCAATCTTTCTATTGATTCATCTTCAGATGCAGGTAAATATGCCTCCAATATCATGGCATTTCCTACCACAATACTCGTCGACAGAAATGGTAACATCGTGGGTGATCCGATGCTCGGCGGAATCGATAATCAGGATAACTATGATACTCTGATGAAACAGATCCAATCTGTAATCGATGCAGACAGCTCAAATAAATAA
- the greA gene encoding transcription elongation factor GreA — protein MYDELTEQDIKKMEEEIEYRKLVVRKEALEAVKEARAQGDLSENFEYHAAKKDKNQNESRIRYLERMIKTAKVISTDSAEDEVGMNNTVTVYFEEDDEEEVYKLVTTVRGNSLKNLISNESPLGKALLGHKVGDRVEVAVNENYSYYVVIRKIENTVDDGSDKLRSF, from the coding sequence ATGTACGACGAATTGACCGAACAGGATATAAAAAAGATGGAAGAGGAGATTGAATACCGGAAACTTGTGGTGCGCAAAGAGGCCTTAGAGGCAGTGAAGGAGGCAAGAGCGCAGGGAGACTTAAGTGAGAATTTCGAGTACCATGCGGCAAAGAAAGATAAGAACCAGAATGAGAGCCGTATCCGCTATTTAGAGAGAATGATCAAAACAGCAAAAGTGATTTCAACGGATTCTGCGGAGGATGAAGTTGGTATGAATAATACGGTGACGGTTTATTTTGAGGAGGACGATGAGGAAGAAGTTTATAAACTTGTGACCACCGTCCGCGGTAATTCTTTAAAGAATCTGATCAGCAATGAGTCACCGCTTGGAAAGGCATTGCTTGGACATAAGGTCGGTGACCGCGTGGAAGTGGCTGTCAATGAGAATTATTCCTATTATGTTGTGATACGAAAGATCGAGAATACCGTGGATGACGGTTCCGATAAATTACGAAGCTTTTAG
- the cytX gene encoding putative hydroxymethylpyrimidine transporter CytX, which produces MNEKRTSVFSNGLIWFGAGVSLAEILTGTYFAPLGFGKAMAAILLGHLIGGLMMFAAGMIGAKERKSAMETVKMSFGEKGSLLFAVLNVLQLVGWTAIMIYDGALAADGVLHTGNWVWAVIIGALIIVWIFIGLTNLGKLNTVAMTALFILSLVLFKVIFFGSGSMTPIVDDGSLTFGAAVELAVAMPLSWLPLISDYTREAEKPFAATLASVIVYSLVSIFMYMIGMGAAIFTGEYDIAQIMLKTGFGVVGLLIIVFSTVTTTFLDAYSAGVSSVSISSKIQEKWAAIVVTVIGTVAAIVYPMDNITNFLYLIGSVFAPMIAVQIADYFILKKADAGKSAFQWRNLIVWLAGFVIYRILMQVDTPVGNTLPDMVVTVILCLIVEKAAGAVKSK; this is translated from the coding sequence ATGAATGAAAAGAGAACTTCCGTTTTTTCAAACGGATTAATCTGGTTTGGTGCGGGCGTATCTTTAGCCGAAATACTGACAGGTACATACTTTGCACCGCTTGGCTTTGGAAAAGCAATGGCAGCGATTCTGCTCGGTCATCTGATCGGCGGACTTATGATGTTTGCGGCAGGAATGATCGGAGCGAAAGAGCGCAAAAGTGCCATGGAAACTGTAAAAATGAGCTTTGGCGAGAAGGGAAGCCTTCTTTTTGCCGTATTAAATGTATTACAGCTTGTTGGATGGACTGCGATCATGATCTATGATGGCGCACTTGCGGCAGACGGCGTTTTACATACCGGAAACTGGGTGTGGGCAGTCATCATTGGTGCTTTGATCATTGTGTGGATTTTCATTGGACTGACCAATCTTGGCAAATTAAATACGGTTGCCATGACAGCACTTTTTATTTTATCACTGGTACTTTTTAAAGTGATCTTCTTTGGCAGCGGCAGCATGACGCCGATCGTGGATGACGGAAGTTTGACATTCGGAGCTGCCGTAGAGCTTGCGGTGGCAATGCCGCTTTCCTGGCTGCCGCTGATCAGTGATTATACAAGAGAAGCAGAAAAACCGTTTGCAGCAACACTCGCAAGTGTGATTGTCTACAGTCTGGTCAGCATTTTTATGTACATGATCGGTATGGGAGCGGCTATTTTTACCGGTGAATATGACATTGCGCAGATTATGTTAAAAACCGGTTTCGGCGTTGTCGGACTTCTCATTATTGTATTTTCCACGGTTACAACAACCTTCCTGGATGCCTATTCCGCAGGAGTTTCTAGTGTTTCCATTTCCTCAAAGATTCAGGAAAAATGGGCGGCAATTGTTGTTACTGTGATTGGAACTGTCGCAGCAATCGTTTATCCGATGGATAACATTACAAACTTTTTATATCTGATCGGTTCTGTTTTTGCTCCGATGATCGCAGTGCAGATCGCAGATTACTTCATTTTAAAGAAAGCAGATGCCGGAAAATCTGCATTTCAGTGGCGTAATCTGATCGTATGGCTTGCCGGATTTGTGATTTACCGCATATTGATGCAGGTGGATACGCCGGTTGGAAATACGCTGCCGGATATGGTGGTCACAGTCATTCTCTGCCTGATTGTGGAAAAAGCTGCAGGGGCAGTAAAATCAAAATAG
- a CDS encoding 4Fe-4S binding protein: protein MDKKKTFLSKNIAVLRGWIQAAATLLTNIHIPNLWKGKIYQGSVKNVCVPGLNCYSCPAATGACPIGAFQAVVGSSGFKFSYYITGFFILLGVTLGRFICGFLCPFGWFQDLLHKIPGKKFSTARLKPLRYLKYIILIIFVILLPMLVTNSIGMGDPFFCKYICPQGVLEGAIPLALGNAAIRSALGKLFSFKCLILITVIVLSILFYRPFCKWICPLGAIYSLFNKVSFLSIKIENSRCIGCGQCQKACKMDVDVCKTPDHPECIRCGACIKACPKDAIHYQFMGKSCKKQNNSNQQS, encoded by the coding sequence TTGGATAAAAAAAAGACTTTTCTATCAAAAAATATAGCTGTACTACGCGGATGGATACAGGCAGCTGCCACGCTGCTTACGAATATCCATATTCCTAATTTATGGAAAGGTAAAATATATCAGGGCAGCGTAAAAAACGTATGTGTACCAGGATTAAATTGTTACTCCTGTCCTGCGGCAACCGGAGCATGCCCAATTGGGGCTTTTCAGGCAGTTGTCGGTTCATCAGGATTTAAATTTTCATACTACATAACCGGATTTTTTATTTTACTCGGTGTAACACTCGGAAGATTTATATGTGGTTTTCTGTGTCCGTTTGGATGGTTTCAGGATTTACTTCATAAAATACCCGGGAAAAAATTTTCTACAGCCCGGCTCAAACCGCTGCGCTATTTAAAATATATCATCCTGATCATTTTTGTTATACTTCTTCCGATGCTGGTAACGAACTCTATCGGAATGGGAGATCCTTTCTTCTGTAAATATATTTGTCCTCAGGGTGTCCTGGAAGGAGCTATCCCTCTCGCACTTGGAAATGCCGCTATACGTTCTGCACTGGGAAAACTTTTTTCTTTTAAATGCCTTATTTTAATCACAGTTATTGTGTTAAGTATTTTGTTTTACAGACCATTCTGTAAATGGATCTGTCCTCTTGGAGCAATCTACTCATTATTTAATAAAGTCAGCTTTCTTTCTATTAAAATTGAGAACAGCAGATGCATCGGATGCGGGCAATGCCAAAAGGCATGTAAAATGGATGTGGATGTGTGTAAAACTCCAGATCATCCGGAATGCATACGATGCGGAGCCTGTATAAAAGCCTGTCCTAAAGATGCGATCCACTACCAGTTTATGGGGAAATCATGTAAAAAACAGAACAACAGTAACCAGCAGTCATAA
- the thiD gene encoding bifunctional hydroxymethylpyrimidine kinase/phosphomethylpyrimidine kinase — protein MYTALTIAGSDSSGGAGIQADIKTMTANRVYAMSAITALTAQNTTGVTDIMEVTPKFLAEQLDSIFTDIHPDAIKTGMVSSSELIETIAEKLTEYHAKNIVVDPVMVATSGARLISGDAISTLKSKLLPLATVITPNIPEAEVLSEMEIKTEADMEKAAEVICNTLGCAVLLKGGHQLNDANDLLFQKGKEPVWFHGKRIDNPNTHGTGCTLSSAIASNLAKGRDLETSVRYAKNYISGALAAMLDLGKGSGPMNHAFAIEGEYEG, from the coding sequence ATGTACACAGCATTAACAATCGCTGGAAGTGATTCTAGTGGAGGCGCCGGCATCCAGGCAGATATTAAGACAATGACCGCAAACCGCGTATACGCGATGAGTGCGATCACGGCTCTGACTGCCCAGAATACGACCGGCGTAACAGATATTATGGAGGTAACTCCGAAATTTTTGGCAGAGCAGCTGGATAGTATTTTTACGGATATTCATCCGGATGCGATCAAAACCGGAATGGTCTCGTCGAGTGAATTGATCGAGACAATTGCGGAAAAACTGACAGAGTATCATGCAAAAAATATTGTGGTGGATCCTGTCATGGTGGCAACCAGCGGGGCAAGACTGATCAGCGGGGACGCCATCAGCACATTGAAAAGTAAATTATTGCCTCTTGCAACTGTTATTACTCCGAATATCCCGGAAGCAGAAGTGCTTTCCGAAATGGAGATCAAAACAGAAGCAGATATGGAAAAAGCAGCAGAAGTCATTTGTAACACTTTAGGCTGTGCGGTTTTATTGAAGGGTGGACATCAGTTAAATGATGCCAACGACCTTCTTTTCCAGAAAGGAAAAGAGCCGGTGTGGTTTCATGGAAAGAGAATTGACAATCCAAATACCCATGGAACAGGCTGCACGCTTTCTTCCGCAATCGCATCGAATCTTGCAAAAGGAAGGGATTTAGAAACTTCCGTCAGGTATGCGAAAAATTATATTTCCGGCGCACTTGCCGCCATGCTTGACCTTGGAAAAGGAAGCGGACCTATGAACCATGCATTTGCGATCGAAGGAGAGTACGAAGGATGA
- a CDS encoding DUF4300 family protein yields the protein MKLSAMIVSAFMMLAACTETVQKQKIPGATYMGGNNTITEICKELDSAGAAHVDIFREWAVDFADSAGKNAKLEDTWSDPGKMKADIGKCMDGWEQNHDYSDADCRMTAFLLLDGVIRSELTEDHYEGTYLMFDTEAIDNVDRYEILKENKDMFTTLYGEKSVTDDRHPESAFCDSWKEYGFQIDNDRISLLSIVIYDPYSDAVFVGHTGILIKYSDYYLFVEKIAFEQPYQATRVQTIDELLDILSLRPEYFGEEGEPGPFVYHNGDYIGTLKRTT from the coding sequence ATGAAACTGTCTGCTATGATTGTGTCTGCATTTATGATGCTGGCGGCCTGCACAGAAACAGTGCAGAAACAAAAGATACCTGGTGCAACATATATGGGAGGGAACAATACGATTACTGAGATCTGTAAAGAACTTGACTCTGCGGGAGCTGCGCATGTAGACATATTTCGGGAATGGGCGGTTGATTTTGCAGATTCCGCAGGAAAAAATGCGAAGCTGGAAGATACATGGTCAGATCCTGGGAAAATGAAAGCGGATATCGGTAAATGTATGGATGGCTGGGAACAGAATCATGATTATTCAGATGCGGACTGTAGAATGACAGCTTTTCTTCTGTTAGATGGGGTGATCCGCTCGGAATTAACGGAAGATCATTATGAGGGAACCTATCTGATGTTTGATACAGAAGCGATAGATAATGTGGACAGATATGAAATCCTAAAAGAGAACAAAGACATGTTTACCACACTTTATGGTGAAAAGAGTGTTACGGATGACAGACATCCGGAATCTGCATTTTGCGACAGCTGGAAAGAATATGGATTTCAAATAGACAATGACAGAATATCACTTCTTAGTATCGTAATATATGATCCATATTCGGATGCTGTTTTTGTAGGTCATACAGGTATCCTGATAAAGTATAGTGATTATTATTTGTTTGTAGAAAAGATTGCATTTGAACAGCCATATCAGGCAACCAGGGTGCAGACAATTGATGAACTGCTCGATATCTTGTCCTTAAGACCGGAATATTTTGGAGAAGAGGGAGAACCCGGACCATTTGTTTATCATAATGGAGATTATATTGGAACGTTAAAGAGGACGACTTAA